A window of Leclercia adecarboxylata contains these coding sequences:
- the setB gene encoding sugar efflux transporter SetB: MHTTPAAASPKSFDLTSSAFLIVAFLTGIAGALQTPTLSLFLTNEVHARPAMVGFFFTGSAIIGILVSQFLAGRSDKKGDRKSLIVFCCLLGVFACLLFAWNRNYFVLLFVGVFLSSFGSTANPQLFALAREHADHTGREAVMFSSILRAQVSLAWVVGPPLAYALAMGFGFPAMYLSAAVAFVICGAMVWFFLPTMRKEPKLASSVLESPRRNRRDALLLFTICTLMWGTNSLYIINMPLFIINELHLSEKLAGVMMGTAAGLEIPTMLIAGYYARRFGKRFLMRIAAVAGLLFYIGMLTAQTPVLLLGLQLLNAIYIGILAGIGMLYFQDLMPGQAGAATTLYTNTTRVGWIIAGSVAGIVAEIWSYHAVFWIALGMCILTTLCLSRIKDI; the protein is encoded by the coding sequence ATGCACACCACTCCCGCGGCCGCCTCGCCAAAATCCTTTGATCTGACCTCATCGGCGTTTTTGATTGTTGCTTTTCTTACCGGCATTGCCGGCGCGTTACAGACGCCGACGCTGAGCCTGTTCCTCACCAACGAGGTGCACGCCCGTCCGGCCATGGTGGGCTTCTTTTTTACCGGTAGCGCCATTATCGGCATTCTGGTCAGCCAGTTTCTGGCCGGCCGTTCAGATAAGAAAGGCGACCGCAAATCCCTGATTGTCTTTTGCTGTCTGCTGGGAGTCTTCGCCTGCCTGCTGTTCGCCTGGAACCGGAACTATTTTGTGCTGCTGTTTGTTGGCGTGTTCCTCAGCAGCTTTGGCTCTACCGCCAACCCGCAGCTGTTTGCCTTAGCCCGGGAGCATGCCGATCATACCGGCCGCGAGGCGGTAATGTTCAGCTCCATCCTCCGTGCCCAGGTGTCCCTGGCCTGGGTGGTGGGGCCGCCGCTGGCCTACGCGCTGGCGATGGGATTTGGCTTCCCGGCGATGTATCTAAGCGCCGCCGTGGCGTTCGTGATCTGTGGCGCGATGGTCTGGTTTTTCCTGCCGACGATGCGCAAGGAGCCAAAGCTGGCGAGCAGCGTGCTGGAGTCACCGCGCCGCAACCGCCGCGACGCCCTGCTGCTGTTTACCATCTGCACCTTAATGTGGGGCACCAACAGCCTGTACATCATTAATATGCCGCTGTTTATCATTAACGAGCTGCACCTGTCCGAGAAGCTGGCGGGCGTGATGATGGGGACGGCCGCCGGGCTGGAGATCCCAACCATGCTGATTGCCGGCTATTACGCCAGACGCTTTGGGAAACGCTTCCTGATGCGCATTGCCGCCGTCGCTGGCCTGCTGTTTTACATCGGGATGCTGACCGCGCAAACGCCGGTGCTGCTGCTGGGCTTACAGCTGCTGAACGCTATCTATATTGGTATTCTCGCCGGGATTGGCATGCTCTATTTCCAGGATCTGATGCCGGGCCAGGCGGGCGCGGCGACCACGCTGTACACGAACACCACCCGCGTCGGCTGGATTATCGCCGGTTCTGTGGCCGGGATCGTGGCCGAGATCTGGAGTTATCATGCGGTATTCTGGATTGCGCTGGGGATGTGCATCCTCACCACTCTCTGCCTGAGCCGCATTAAGGATATTTAA
- a CDS encoding YkgJ family cysteine cluster protein codes for MDCRPDCGACCTAPSITSPIPGMPNGKPANTPCVQLDERQRCKIFGSSLRPKVCAGLQPSREMCQDTRHQAITWLLELEALTAP; via the coding sequence ATGGATTGCCGTCCGGACTGTGGAGCATGCTGCACCGCGCCCTCCATCACCAGCCCCATTCCCGGGATGCCCAACGGCAAACCGGCCAACACGCCCTGTGTTCAGCTCGACGAGCGGCAGCGCTGCAAAATCTTCGGCTCGAGCTTACGCCCCAAAGTGTGCGCCGGGCTCCAGCCCTCGCGGGAGATGTGCCAGGATACGCGCCATCAGGCCATAACCTGGCTGCTTGAACTCGAGGCGCTCACCGCCCCTTAA